In Geotalea uraniireducens, the genomic window CCGGCGAGGCGAGGAGGAACTCTTTGCCGGGATTTTCCTGGCGCAGCCGATAGAGGATACCTGCCTCCGTACCGATGATGAAGCGCTGGGCCGACGAGGAACGACAAAAATCATACATGCCGCTGGTGGAGCAGACATGGTCGGCCAGCGCCGAGACCGCCGGATTGCACTCCGGATGGCAGATGAAGAGCGCGTCCGGATTTTCCTTCTTCAGCCGGATAATGTCATCGGCCTTCAGCCGCTCGTGGGTCGGGCAATAACCGTCCCAGAAGTGAAAGACTTTGCTGGAATGCTTTGCCACGAATTGTCCCAGGTTTCGGTCCGGGACAAAAATTACTTCGGGGTCCGGGAGGGAGTTGACCACTTTCACGGCGTTGGCGGACGTGCAGCAGATGTCGCTCACCGCCTTGACCGCAGCCGATGAATTGACGTAGGTAACGACCGGTACGCCGGGGTGCTGATTCTTCAGGTCGAGTAACTGTGGCACGGTAACCATGTCGGCCATGGGGCAGCCGGCATCAAGCCGGGGAAGAAGGACCGTTTTTTCCGGTGAGAGAATGGACGCAGATTCGGCCATGAAATGGACGCCGCAGAAAACGATGACGTCGGCGGCCGTTTTTGCGGCTTCCTGCGAAAGGGCAAGCGAATCGCCGGTGATATCGGCAATTTCCTGGACTTCGTCGCGCATATAATTGTGGGCGAGAAGCACTGCGTTGCGTTGTTTGAGGAGTTTCCTGATTTCCTGTTTGAGATCATCGGCGTGCATCAGACGCTCTCCCTTGACCAAAGCGCCGTATACGACGCGAAATGCTGAGATAGTAGAACAAGGGTCGGGTCTCTGTCAAACCCTTTGCGGCATCCCGGAGATGCCGTGCTTGACATAACCCTGCAAGACATCTATTATTTCTCCATTATAGGCGTTGGAATAACCGGATTGCCTGCTGTGCCAGCGCATCCCGGCGCCGTTCGGCGTGCTACGGAGGAAACATGTTCGGTATTGGGATGCCGGAATTGATAGTCATTCTTGTGATCGCTCTGATCGTGATCGGGCCGCAAAAGCTGCCGGATATCGCCCGTTCCCTCGGTAAGGGGCTGGCGGAGTTCAAGCGGGCCTCCGACGATTTCCAACGGAATCTGGCGGAAGAGGTGCGCAATCTTGACGAGAAGGACAAGGCGGCAAAAGATCCGGCAGATGCCGCTGGTGTGTCGGCGCCACGTGATCTGGCGGCGGAAGTGAAGGCTTACGAAGAGCAGGCGACGGAGCAGAATCCGCCGAAGGCGGCGGAGGTGAAATCCGGCGATGCTCACGGTGAGCCGGAGCGGAAGATCGGGTAGTGAGCCACTGATTCCAGAAAAAAAGGCGGGGTTACCCCGCCTTTTGTCATTTCAGCTCTTTCAGTTTCTCTTTTGCTCGCTTGGCTTCTTCCGAGGCGGGGTAGTCTTCGATCAGTTTCCTCAGTACGTACCGGGCACTCTTGTTGTCGCCGATTTCAGCAAAGGAAACCGCCTGCTTGAACATGGCGGCCGGTACTTTCTCCTTTCCTGGATAGTTCTTGATGACGTTCTGAAATTCGAGGATGGCCTGCTCGTATTTCTTCTCGCTGTAGTAGGTTTCGCCGACCCAATAATGGGCATTGGCCGCCAGATCGTTCTTGGGATAGAGCTCCAGGAACTTGTTGAATGTATCGCGGGCGGTCGGGAAATCGCCGGCGCGGTAAGTATCAAGCCCCTTCTGGTAGAGCGCCTCGGGGGTCTGCGCTTCCTGGGCACGGGCAGCTTCAAGAGCGGTAATTTTCTTGACCGCGTCATCCAATCCTGTCTCGACCTTGCCAAGCCGCTGTTCGATTCCCGTCAAGCGCCGCTCCAGATCGTCACGCAAGAGAGCGACATCTTCGGCGGGCTTCTTCGCGGCAATCGAAAGATCGTCGATTTTCCCCGCCAGGACTTGCGTGTCGACCTTCATCCCATCCATTGAGGCCTGCATGTCGGCCAGACCCTTGCGCTCTGTCTCCCGTTCGGTCTGGAAATCCTTCAAAGTCCCTTCGACACTTGCCCGCGCTTCAGTCTTGACGCCGTTCAAATCCTTTTCCAGCTGGAAAAGACGGCTCTTTAACTCTTCGTTGTCGCGCTGGACAACGTCAAGATCGCTTCGCGTCGCACAGCCTGCCAGAGTGAGCAAGGCAATTACACAAAACAGCTTCGCAATTTTCATCGGCCCTCCGCCGGTCGCCTTGACCGGAAATTGGATAACATAACGGGAACCGTTGCCGGTTCCCGTCGTTTCAGCTATTTTACGATAACGAATTCCGCTCGTCTGTTCATGGCCCAGGCAGCTTCGTTGTGGCCGGGGTCGAGGGGTTTCTCCTTGCCGTAGCTGATGGTCGAAAGGCGCCCGGCAGGAACGCCGAGCGCGACCAGGTAGCTTTGTGCCGCCTTAGCCCGTTTTTCGCCCAAAGCGAGGTTGTATTCGTCGGAGCCGCGTTCGTCACAATGCCCTTCAATGCTGACCTTGACGGTCGGCATTTTTTTCAGCAGCGCTTCCGCATCACGGGTCAGGATATCGCGGGCCTGTTGCGAAAGGACATAGGAATCGAAGTCGAAGTGGATTCTCTCAAGAGTTTCCTCTGCCGCCTGGGTCTTGAGCGGTTCCTGGGTCGGTTCGGCAGAGACGGGAGCTTCCGCGATCTGCTGGGCAGGCACTTCGGTCTTTGCCGCCGGAGCGGGGGCCGGTACAGGGGTCGGCTGGGTTACGGCAGCCTGGGGCAGTGGCTCTTCCGTCTTAACCATCTCTTTCTTGGCGCAACCGGCGGTGTAGATCAGGCTGCCACAAAGCAAGACTATCAATCCCAAGGTACGAGTGCGCATTCATTTCCCTCCTTTGTTGTAAGGCTGACCGGATCGGCAGCGGGCAACGACGTCCGGAACAGGGACAATTATATATAATCGACAAGCATTTTCAATATTCATCGGCCGACGTGCGAGGCGATGACAAGAGGTGCAGCATTACCAATGGTATGACCAGGTCGGGTGGGTGTCATCATGTTTCCCCTGCGAAATTCTGGTCTGCCCGCTGCCGTCGGCACGCATGAGGTAGATTGCATGACCGCCATCCCTGGTGGAGCTGAAGACGATGAACCGGCCGTCCGGTGACCAGCGCGGGTGTTCGTTGCTGCCCTGGGTAGTCAATCGAGTGTCGTTGCTGCCGTCGGGGCTGATGGTGTAGATCTGGAAACCGCCTTCCTGTCGACAGTAAGCAATCTGATCGCCGCGTGGCGACCAGCGGGGGGATACATTGTAGGCGCCATTGGTCGTCAGCCGCCGGACATTGGAGCCGTCTGCGTTCATGATAAAAATCTGCGGCTTGCCGAGCCGGTCCGATACAAAGGCGAGCTGCTTGCCGTCCGGCGACCAGGCGGGAGAAACCTCGATGGCGCTCGAGTGAGTCAAGCGCTTGATCATTTTGCCATCGCGAGAAATGGCATAGATTTCAGAATTGCCATCCTTGCTGAGCGTGAGCGCGATCTCCTGACCGTCCGGTGACCAGGCGCCGGTGACGTTAAGACCCTGACGGGCCGATACGAGAGCTTCCTTGCCGGAGAAGAGCTCGCGCCGGTAAAGGTCGGGGTTGCCGCGCCGGTATGAAGTATAGATGATCTCCCGGCCGCTGGGGGAAAAATCGGGGTCCAGGTTGATGGAGCCATTTCTGGTCAGACGCTGGACGTGATGACCGTCATAGTCCATCAGGTAAATCTCTTTGTTGCCGGTAACCTTGGAAATAAAGGCGATTTTCCCGGTAAAGGGGCCACGAATACCGGTCAGCGTTTCCAGGATATCGTCGGAAAAGGTGTGGGCGATGCGCCGGACGTCCTGCTTCCTGCCGCTATACCGCTTTGCCAGCAACTCTTTGCCCTGGGTGACATTGTAGAGGCGAAACTCACAGGTGACATTATCCCCGGAAATCGAATAGCCGCTTTTTACCAATAAATCAACGCCAGCGCTCTGCCAGGGAGCGAAGTCGAAGTCGCCGGGCCTGATCCCGGTGGCGGCCGCCTTGGCTGAACCGGCGGCCACGGTAAATGGGCCGGCAATGGTCATGTCGAAGCGGAGGACATCGGCAACTTCGTTCGCCAGCGGGTCGTCGGTACTGCCGCCAAGATTGCGGGGGGCATCAACGGCCAGGGTAAGCTTGTTCGTACCGGTGGCCGTAACTTCTCGATAGGATTGCTGGGCATACAGTGGGAACTGTAGCCCGCACAAAAGCAGCAGCACGCATGTAGCACGAAGGATGGAGAATTTCATTTTTTTCCCACTCCCTGGGGTCTGAAGACGAAACCGATTTCGGTTTCTCTGCCGCTCGGTGGCGGCGGAAAAGTCTTTTCGGCGCGGACAATCGCTTTGAGCACCGAGTCTTCGAAAATCCGGTCGCCGGTGGACTGCTCGATATGCTGTCCGACGACATGGCCGCTACCGTCAATGGTCAGCCTGACAAAAACTGCCGGCGCTTTGCTCTGGTAGGCGATGGTGTAGTGGAACGCGTCCTTCAAGCGGGATTGAATGTAGCTGCCGTAATCGCTTCCTGTCTGGGTGCCGGTCGCCCCAGGCATGCCGGGGGTCGCGGCGGTTCGGGAATTGGTCAGCTTTTTCCGCAGGGCGTCGAGCGCCGCTTCCTGATGGTGTGCGTCGACGGCGTCTCGTAACCCGGCCAGACGGTCCTCGAACTCCTTGGAGGTTTCCGCCCCCGTTGCAGCTTTTGCCGCTGTCGGCTGCCGTGACGCCGCAGGCCGGGAGCTTTTTCGGGGGAGCGCCATCTCCTGGGAACTCTGCGGTGGTGCGGTCGGTGCCGCGGGCGAGCCGGCATCGACTGCCGGACGGCCGGCCCGGGGGGCCGCCACGGGAAGATTTACCACATCGACATAGTAGATGGGGGCTTCCGTATAGGTAGGGGAGGAGAAGTGCCCGAACAGGATCGCTGCCGCCAGGCTGAGATGAATGGCGGCCGAAATGCCGAAACTCCACCCAAGGCCGCCATCTCTACGGGTATCAACGTAGGTCATTTCCTCTGCGCAGGCTCGGTAACCATGCCGAGACGTTCGATGCCGGCACCTTTGATCTCGGCCATGGTGGTTACCACCTGGCCATAGGGGACATCACGGTCGGCCTTGAGGAAGACCTCCTTCTTGGCTCGGTTGGCCACCATGGAGGTGAGTTTGGCCTGTAGGTCTCCCGGCGCGACTTCGGTGCTGTTGACGTAGACTTTACCATCCTGCTTGATCGAAACGACCACCGCCTCATCCTGAGTACTCATGGCCTTGGTTTCCGCTTTCGGCAGGTTTACCTGGACCCCCTGCTGCATCATCGGCGCCGTGACCATGAAGATCACCAGGAGCACCAGCATGACGTCAACCAGCGGCGTAACATTGATCTGCGACATGGTGCTGCGGTCGCCGTTGCTTCTGCTGCCGACTTCCATGGTTTCTCCTTATTTCCGGGCAAACGTCCGCTGGACGATGTTGAGGAATTCGGTCGAAAAATTGTCCATCACCGCAATGAGCACCTTGATCTTGTGTTGAAAGTGATTATAGCCGACGACCGCGGGAATTGCCGCCACCAGGCCGATGGCGGTGGCAATCAGTGCCTCGGCGATCCCCGGAGCGACAACGGCCAGAGAAGCGGAGCCGCTTTCGCCGATCCCCTTGAAGGCGGTCATGATTCCCCAGACCGTGCCGAACAGGCCGATGAACGGCGCGGTCGAACCGGTGGTGGCGAGAAAAGTTACATATTTCTCCAGGCGGGTGATTTCGGAGGTCGTGGCGCGGCGCAGCGCGCGGGCAATGTTGTCGATTCCGCCCAGGTCGGTGCTGATCACATCCGGCTCGTCCCGCTGGTCCCCCCGCTCCACGAGGCGTTTCAATTCGCTGTAGCCCTCGTTGAACAGGACGCTGAGCGGTGAATTGGTGAAGCGGTCCAGTTGTGCGTTAATGGCGTCGAACCGCTTGGTTTTCCAGAAAAAATCGAGGAAGCGTTCCGATTCGTTGTTGGCACGGTGCACCTGTAGGACCTTGAAGAAAATGATAGCCCAGGAGACAACGGAGAAAAAAACAAGGATGACAAGTACCAGCTTGACGACCAAACCGGTTCCGGCAAAGAGCGTCACGGTGAAACCTCCGAATTGATTGATTTTAGACGATGAACAATAGCCCCGGCGGTCAGGCAAGTCAATACCGTATTCCGGGGGTGGAAGCGGTCAGGTTAATAAAAATCCGGTTTGCGGTCGACGAAGCAGGGAATCTGCTGGCGCCAGGTTTCCATGACCGCAAAATCGAGCATGGCCGAGGGTTCGCCGGCGTCGTACCCGCCGTCGGCTAACAGTTCCCCCTTGGGATCGATAATCAGGCTGGCGCCGAAGAAGTCGAGCTTTCCCTGAACGCCGCAACAGTTGGCGGCCACGATGAACAGCTGGTTTTCGATCGCCCGTGCTCTCAGGAGGGTGCGCCAGTGCTCTTCGCGCGGTTTCGGCCATTCGGCCGGCACTACGAGGATTTCGGCCCCATCCACCGCCAGTCGGCGTGCCAGTTCGGGGAAGCGCAGGTCGTAGCAGATGAAAACGCCGAGCCGTCCAAGATGGGTATCCACCAGCAGACGGCTGTCGCCACCGTCAAAAGCCCGATCTTCACCGAGCAGCGAGAAAAGGTGGATCTTGCGGTACTTGCCGAGCAGCACCCCCCGGTCCATCACGTAAGCCGTGTTGCAGACCCGCGGCCCGTTCGGTTCCGGCAGGCTGCCGACGATGACCATTTCCAGCTCGCGGGAAAGTCGCCCCAACTCCTCGACAATCCCCGGCGTCCGCGTGGCCAGCTCATTCAATTCCTTGTATGCGTAGCCAGTGCTCCACATCTCCGGCAGGACGGCCAGATTACATCCCTGATCGGCAAGCCGCCGCAGCGCTCCCTGGACATATTCCACGTTGGCATCCACATCGCCAAGCCTGATGGTGAACTGAACTGCTCCGGCCTTGACGGTACGTTTCATCGACAGCCCTCCGGGTAGGTGACGTTGCGGCGCAATCTTTGCCAGTGTAGCGATAAGTCAGTATATTTTCAATAAAAGATGTTTGGACTTTCACCGGACGGCTGGCGTATCATGCGAAGGTCAATGCCTATGCCGCTATCTCTCTATATCCATGTGCCGTTTTGCGTTCGGAAGTGTGGTTATTGTTCCTTCGTCTCTACGGCGACCCCCCTTCTCGAGTTCGAGGAATATGTATCGCTCTTGGTCACCGAGCTGGAGTTGCGGTCGGCGGCGCTGCTCCGGGACTTCCGGGTGGCGACCATCTATTTCGGTGGCGGCACGCCGTCCCTCTTGGCGCCGCCGCTGATCAACCGTTTCCTGACGGCCGTCTTTCGCCTCCTTGCCGTGGCTGATGATGCCGAGGTTACGCTGGAGGCCAATCCCGGGACTGTGACGGCCGAGTCGCTGGCTGCCTACCGGACGGCCGGGGTGAACCGGTTGTCGCTCGGGGTGCAGTCCCTCGACGACCGAATGCTGGAGAAACTCGGTCGGATTCATACGTGCCGGGATGCGCGGAATGCTGTCGATGCCGCTAGGGCGGCAGGTTTCGCCAACCTGGGCATCGATTTGATCCATTCACTGCCTGGGCAGGATTGTCGCCATTGGCGGAGCGAATTGCTCCGGGCTCTCCAGCTGGCGCCTGATCATGTCTCGGCCTATGGGCTGACGGTCGAGGAAGGGACGCCGTTTGCCCGTCTGGTCGAAGCAGGAACTCTTGTCCTGCCGGAAGAGGAAGAGTCGGCGCGAATGTTCGAAATGACGATGGAGCTGTTGACCGGGGCCGGATATGACCACTACGAGATTTCCAACTTTGCCCGGCCCGGCTATCGTTCGCGACATAATCAGGTGTACTGGCAGCGGGGTGATTATCTCGGCCTCGGTGTCGGGGCGCACTCATTTTTCCGCAGTCCGGCTCCCGGGTGCCGGTGGCAGAATCACGAGTCCCTGGCCGATTATCGGCAGGCACTCGGCGCCGGCCGGTTTGCCGAGGAGGGGCTGGTCCGGCTGACGGAGCGGGAAGCCATGGCCGAATGGCTGTTTCTCGGGCTCCGGATGCGCGAGGGGATTCTCATCGAGCGTTTTCGGGAAGAGTTCGGCACTCCGCTCGGCGCTGTTTACGGGACTGTCATCGACCGGCTCGCGGAGTGTGGCCTGCTCAGTCTGGAGCACGGGAAAATGCGGTTGACGGACCATGGTCTGCTCCTGTCGAATCGGGTGTTTGCCGCCTTCCTGTAGTAGCCGGCGAGAGGCCTGCATAGTGGCGTGAAATCCCTTGACAAAGTACAGGGGCGTTGTTACTTTTACCACGTTAGCACTCACCTCGTCTGAGTGCTAACGTGCTTTGTGGGGTGTGCAAATGAAGGACGAGCTTTCGGAGCGCAATAAAAAAATCCTCGAAGCGATCATCG contains:
- the nadA gene encoding quinolinate synthase NadA; this encodes MHADDLKQEIRKLLKQRNAVLLAHNYMRDEVQEIADITGDSLALSQEAAKTAADVIVFCGVHFMAESASILSPEKTVLLPRLDAGCPMADMVTVPQLLDLKNQHPGVPVVTYVNSSAAVKAVSDICCTSANAVKVVNSLPDPEVIFVPDRNLGQFVAKHSSKVFHFWDGYCPTHERLKADDIIRLKKENPDALFICHPECNPAVSALADHVCSTSGMYDFCRSSSAQRFIIGTEAGILYRLRQENPGKEFLLASPALVCPNMKLTSLEDVLQALQTLSPVVKVPLETAIPAKRALDRMIAIPRD
- a CDS encoding TatA/E family twin arginine-targeting protein translocase; translated protein: MFGIGMPELIVILVIALIVIGPQKLPDIARSLGKGLAEFKRASDDFQRNLAEEVRNLDEKDKAAKDPADAAGVSAPRDLAAEVKAYEEQATEQNPPKAAEVKSGDAHGEPERKIG
- the ybgF gene encoding tol-pal system protein YbgF — translated: MKIAKLFCVIALLTLAGCATRSDLDVVQRDNEELKSRLFQLEKDLNGVKTEARASVEGTLKDFQTERETERKGLADMQASMDGMKVDTQVLAGKIDDLSIAAKKPAEDVALLRDDLERRLTGIEQRLGKVETGLDDAVKKITALEAARAQEAQTPEALYQKGLDTYRAGDFPTARDTFNKFLELYPKNDLAANAHYWVGETYYSEKKYEQAILEFQNVIKNYPGKEKVPAAMFKQAVSFAEIGDNKSARYVLRKLIEDYPASEEAKRAKEKLKELK
- the pal gene encoding peptidoglycan-associated lipoprotein Pal, with translation MRTRTLGLIVLLCGSLIYTAGCAKKEMVKTEEPLPQAAVTQPTPVPAPAPAAKTEVPAQQIAEAPVSAEPTQEPLKTQAAEETLERIHFDFDSYVLSQQARDILTRDAEALLKKMPTVKVSIEGHCDERGSDEYNLALGEKRAKAAQSYLVALGVPAGRLSTISYGKEKPLDPGHNEAAWAMNRRAEFVIVK
- the tolB gene encoding Tol-Pal system beta propeller repeat protein TolB, which produces MKFSILRATCVLLLLCGLQFPLYAQQSYREVTATGTNKLTLAVDAPRNLGGSTDDPLANEVADVLRFDMTIAGPFTVAAGSAKAAATGIRPGDFDFAPWQSAGVDLLVKSGYSISGDNVTCEFRLYNVTQGKELLAKRYSGRKQDVRRIAHTFSDDILETLTGIRGPFTGKIAFISKVTGNKEIYLMDYDGHHVQRLTRNGSINLDPDFSPSGREIIYTSYRRGNPDLYRRELFSGKEALVSARQGLNVTGAWSPDGQEIALTLSKDGNSEIYAISRDGKMIKRLTHSSAIEVSPAWSPDGKQLAFVSDRLGKPQIFIMNADGSNVRRLTTNGAYNVSPRWSPRGDQIAYCRQEGGFQIYTISPDGSNDTRLTTQGSNEHPRWSPDGRFIVFSSTRDGGHAIYLMRADGSGQTRISQGKHDDTHPTWSYHW
- a CDS encoding energy transducer TonB, which translates into the protein MTYVDTRRDGGLGWSFGISAAIHLSLAAAILFGHFSSPTYTEAPIYYVDVVNLPVAAPRAGRPAVDAGSPAAPTAPPQSSQEMALPRKSSRPAASRQPTAAKAATGAETSKEFEDRLAGLRDAVDAHHQEAALDALRKKLTNSRTAATPGMPGATGTQTGSDYGSYIQSRLKDAFHYTIAYQSKAPAVFVRLTIDGSGHVVGQHIEQSTGDRIFEDSVLKAIVRAEKTFPPPPSGRETEIGFVFRPQGVGKK
- the tolR gene encoding protein TolR yields the protein MEVGSRSNGDRSTMSQINVTPLVDVMLVLLVIFMVTAPMMQQGVQVNLPKAETKAMSTQDEAVVVSIKQDGKVYVNSTEVAPGDLQAKLTSMVANRAKKEVFLKADRDVPYGQVVTTMAEIKGAGIERLGMVTEPAQRK
- the tolQ gene encoding protein TolQ; this translates as MTLFAGTGLVVKLVLVILVFFSVVSWAIIFFKVLQVHRANNESERFLDFFWKTKRFDAINAQLDRFTNSPLSVLFNEGYSELKRLVERGDQRDEPDVISTDLGGIDNIARALRRATTSEITRLEKYVTFLATTGSTAPFIGLFGTVWGIMTAFKGIGESGSASLAVVAPGIAEALIATAIGLVAAIPAVVGYNHFQHKIKVLIAVMDNFSTEFLNIVQRTFARK
- a CDS encoding carbon-nitrogen family hydrolase — protein: MKRTVKAGAVQFTIRLGDVDANVEYVQGALRRLADQGCNLAVLPEMWSTGYAYKELNELATRTPGIVEELGRLSRELEMVIVGSLPEPNGPRVCNTAYVMDRGVLLGKYRKIHLFSLLGEDRAFDGGDSRLLVDTHLGRLGVFICYDLRFPELARRLAVDGAEILVVPAEWPKPREEHWRTLLRARAIENQLFIVAANCCGVQGKLDFFGASLIIDPKGELLADGGYDAGEPSAMLDFAVMETWRQQIPCFVDRKPDFY
- the hemW gene encoding radical SAM family heme chaperone HemW; translated protein: MPLSLYIHVPFCVRKCGYCSFVSTATPLLEFEEYVSLLVTELELRSAALLRDFRVATIYFGGGTPSLLAPPLINRFLTAVFRLLAVADDAEVTLEANPGTVTAESLAAYRTAGVNRLSLGVQSLDDRMLEKLGRIHTCRDARNAVDAARAAGFANLGIDLIHSLPGQDCRHWRSELLRALQLAPDHVSAYGLTVEEGTPFARLVEAGTLVLPEEEESARMFEMTMELLTGAGYDHYEISNFARPGYRSRHNQVYWQRGDYLGLGVGAHSFFRSPAPGCRWQNHESLADYRQALGAGRFAEEGLVRLTEREAMAEWLFLGLRMREGILIERFREEFGTPLGAVYGTVIDRLAECGLLSLEHGKMRLTDHGLLLSNRVFAAFL